In one Paenibacillus sp. JQZ6Y-1 genomic region, the following are encoded:
- the fliM gene encoding flagellar motor switch protein FliM — protein sequence MVDVLSQGEIDALLAALSSGEMDAEELKKEESERKVRVYDFKRAVRFSKDHIRSLTRIHENFARYLTTYFSAQLRTFVQISVVQVEQLPYDEFIRSIPKMTILNIFEAEPLEGRMVLEVHPNIAFAMLDRMLGGTGTAPAKINALTEIETTIIERMFSRTFESLQEAWKTVIDLSPRMEALETNPQFMSLVSPNETIALISLSTKIGDTTGMINLCIPHVVIEPIMSKLSANHLFFSQKKEPAVEEVQALKERVHRAQLPVIAELGESRLSIQEFLSLTVGDVISLNKPVQEALSIKVGNQLKFIGSPGTVKDRVAIQINEIVSEGVEDLDE from the coding sequence ATGGTAGATGTATTATCCCAGGGGGAAATTGATGCCCTTCTGGCGGCACTATCCTCCGGCGAAATGGATGCGGAAGAACTCAAAAAAGAAGAGAGCGAAAGGAAAGTCCGGGTATATGATTTTAAACGGGCTGTTCGTTTTTCCAAGGATCATATTCGCAGTTTGACCCGGATTCATGAAAACTTCGCTCGTTATCTGACGACTTACTTTTCCGCTCAGCTTCGTACCTTTGTACAGATTAGCGTCGTGCAGGTGGAACAGCTTCCTTATGATGAATTCATACGTTCCATTCCGAAAATGACCATCCTGAATATCTTTGAGGCCGAACCGCTTGAAGGTCGGATGGTATTGGAGGTTCACCCGAATATCGCTTTCGCTATGCTGGATCGCATGCTGGGAGGTACCGGAACGGCGCCTGCCAAGATCAACGCCTTGACGGAAATTGAAACAACCATCATTGAGCGCATGTTCAGTCGGACCTTTGAAAGTCTTCAAGAAGCGTGGAAAACAGTCATTGATCTGTCGCCACGTATGGAAGCACTGGAAACCAATCCGCAGTTCATGTCGCTAGTGTCTCCAAACGAAACGATTGCCCTGATCTCGCTCAGCACAAAAATTGGTGATACGACTGGTATGATCAACCTTTGTATCCCACATGTTGTTATTGAGCCGATTATGAGTAAATTGTCTGCTAACCACCTCTTTTTCTCACAGAAAAAAGAGCCAGCGGTTGAAGAAGTGCAGGCACTCAAAGAGCGCGTTCATCGCGCTCAATTGCCCGTTATTGCCGAGTTGGGCGAATCGCGCCTGTCTATTCAGGAGTTTCTCAGCCTGACCGTGGGCGATGTGATTTCATTGAATAAACCGGTACAAGAGGCGCTCTCGATCAAAGTGGGCAACCAACTGAAATTTATTGGAAGTCCCGGAACGGTCAAGGACCGGGTAGCGATCCAGATTAACGAAATCGTCAGTGAAGGAGTGGAAGATCTTGACGAGTAA